In the Setaria italica strain Yugu1 chromosome VI, Setaria_italica_v2.0, whole genome shotgun sequence genome, one interval contains:
- the LOC101770590 gene encoding YTH domain-containing family protein 2 has product MATAPQQQAQGSADSMISLQSEAVLENNPSKSASSKEQVISGTENMAAGNARGASSLKSPKGAPEKASSVGKGGEQPFLYQHNVYAPQPQALYPGGYMNPSGQWEEYPHYVNMEGLHSVSPGIYNDMLSPGYANNPQMMYGAYSPVSTVGDGQQYLPVHFPFSSSYYQPPASPSMGYSNSVTGMSQGDHMLQPEYFLPDGLLYSPTPGYHQPFSSFDRAPTQPNNTPGLFGQGNMPLASGMHHGSPYGPGSYKARQQGGKLGGTAPSWNSGRRFGAFDLSANQQRPFGSHNGSLEFMNEQNRGPRATKPKIQDTENSSADEKSEKTVPLIDSELYNRPDFITEYKDAKFFVIKSYTEDHVHRSIKYSVWASTASGNRKLDSAYRAAKEKEDHCPIFLFFSVNGSGQFCGVAEMIGPVDFDRSVDYWQQDKWSGQFPVKWHIIKDVPNNLLRHIILENNDNKPVTNSRDTQEVKLEQGLQMLTIFKNHEAETTILEDFDFYEQREKALQENRRQQQPGNTIPQKPADTKAQALVADMSDAFAKAVQLEEAENSGKPPKAESASAENGSTATAKVEEGDTNVKADPVEGSG; this is encoded by the exons ATGGCCACcgcgccgcagcagcaggcccAGGGCTCCGCAG ATAGCATGATCTCGCTGCAGTCGGAAGCTGTACTGGAGAATAACCCCTCCAAGAGCGCAAGCTCTAAGGAGCAG GTTATTTCTGGTACGGAGAATATGGCTGCAGGCAATGCTCGTGGTGCCAGCTCCTTAAAATCGCCAAAAGGAGCACCGGAAAAAGCTAGCTCTGTCGGAAAAGGTGGAGAGCAGCCGTTTCTCTACCAGCACAATGTGTATGCACCGCAGCCACAGGCACTCTATCCTGGAG gATACATGAATCCTTCAGGGCAATGGGAGGAATATCCCCATTATGTGAACATGGAGGGTCTCCACTCTGTATCACCT GGTATCTACAATGACATGCTATCTCCTGGATATGCAAACAACCCCCAAATGATGTATGGGGCTTATTCTCCTGTTTCAACTGTTGGAGATGGCCAACAATACTTGCCTGTGCACTTTCCCTTCTCAAGTTCATACTACCAACCACCGGCTTCTCCTAGCATGGGATATTCAAACTCAGTGACAGGGATGTCTCAAGGAGACCATATGCTTCAGCCAGAGTACTTCCTTCCTGATGGCCTTCTGTATTCACCCACACCAGGGTATCACCAACCATTCAGTTCGTTTGACAGAG CGCCAACGCAGCCAAATAACACACCTGGATTATTTGGTCAAGGGAATATGCCACTGGCTTCTGGAATG CATCACGGATCGCCATATGGTCCTGGATCCTATAAGGCACGCCAGCAAGGTGGCAAACTTGGAGGCACTGCTCCAAGTTGGAATTCTGGTCGCAGATTTGGTGCTTTTGACTTGAGTGCCAATCAACAAAGGCCATTTGGTAGTCACAATGGCTCTCTGGAGTTTATGAATGAGCAAAACCGTGGGCCACGTGCTACAAAACCAAAGATACAAGACACAGAGAACTCCTCAGCAGATGAGAAAAGTGAGAAAACTGTTCCATTGATTGATAGCGAACTGTACAATCGCCCTGATTTTATCACCGAGTACAAAGATGCCAAATTCTTTGTAATAAAGTCCTACACTGAGGACCATGTACATAGGAGCATTAAGTATAGTGTTTGGGCCAGCACAGCTAGCGGGAATAGAAAGCTGGATTCTGCTTACCGTGCAGCCAAAGAGAAAGAAGACCATTGCCctattttcttgtttttctcG GTTAACGGCAGTGGTCAGTTTTGTGGTGTGGCTGAGATGATTGGACCTGTCGATTTCGACAGAAGTGTTGATTACTGGCAGCAGGACAAGTGGAGTGGCCAGTTCCCTGTGAAGTGGCACATAATTAAAGATGTCCCAAATAACCTTCTGCGGCACATCATTCTTGAGAATAATGATAATAAACCTGTGACAAATAGCAGGGATACACAGGAG GTGAAGCTGGAACAGGGCCTCCAGATGTTAACCATCTTCAAGAACCATGAGGCTGAGACGACAATCTTGGAGGATTTCGACTTCTATGAGCAGCGGGAGAAAGCCCTGCAGGAGAACAGACGTCAACAGCAACCTGGCAACACCATTCCTCAGAAGCCAGCGGATACCAAGGCTCAAGCTCTTGTGGCTGATATGTCAGATGCATTTGCTAAGGCTGTCCAGTTGGAGGAGGCCGAGAACAGTGGGAAACCCCCGAAAGCTGAGAGCGCCTCAGCTGAAAATGGATCCACAGCCACAGCTAAGGTCGAAGAAGGCGACACAAATGTGAAAGCAGACCCTGTGGAGGGAAGTGGTTGA
- the LOC101767107 gene encoding glycine-rich cell wall structural protein 1.0-like — translation MGAPGAAPRAASPEALLKGTLPVKGLRLRSPANPAERSCFEEVESEKSGGGDRREATGGGEVGAGGDGDGREAAGGGEVGGDGVGNSREAGAEVADGDGERWGPAAGDEGGPAAGDGSWAMGAGSG, via the coding sequence ATGGGGGCTCCGGGAGCAGCTCCTCGAGCGGCTTCTCCCGAAGCCCTGCTAAAGGGCACGCTCCCGGTGaaagggctccggctccggagCCCCGCGAATCCCGCTGAGAGGAGCTGTTTCGAGGAGGTGGAATCAGAAAAATCaggaggcggcgaccggcgggaggctaccggcggcggggaggtagGGGCAGGCGGAGACGGTGACGGGCGggaggcagccggcggcggggaggtgggggGAGACGGTGTCGGCAACAGccgggaggcgggggcggaggtggccgacggcgacggcgagaggtGGGGGCCGGCTGCGGGCGACGagggcgggccggcggcgggagacgGGAGCTGGGCAATGGGGGCTGGGAGCGGATAG
- the LOC101771264 gene encoding serine/threonine-protein kinase HT1 has translation MAQGANFPGFIGAVGGHDGGVNFGGGFCDMAFYQKLGEGSNMSVDSLNSLQTSMHGGSIAMSVDNSSVGSNSDSRTGMLGHPGLKGPVVVGSYSVGNSIFRPGRVSHALSEDALAQALMDNRFPTETLQNYEEWTIDLGKLHLGMPFAQGAFGKLYRGTYNGMDVAIKLLERPEADPEKAQLLEQQFVQEVMMLSTLRHPNIVKFIGACRKPMVWCIVTEYAKGGSLKNFLSRRQNRSVPLKLAVKQALDVARGMAYVHGLGFIHRDLKSDNLLISGDKSIKIADFGVARIEVKTEGMTPETGTYRWMAPEMIQHRPYNQKVDVYSFGIVLWELVTGSVPFANMTAVQAAFAVVNKGVRPTIPHDCLPALGEIMTRCWDANPDVRPPFTEIVMMLEQVESEVLTTVRRARFRCCIAQPMTLD, from the exons ATGGCGCAAGGCGCCAATTTCCCTGGCTTCATTGGCGCCGTGGGTGGCCATGATGGTGGTGTGAACTTTGGCGGGGGCTTCTGCGACATGGCCTTCTACCAGAAGCTGGGGGAGGGCTCCAACATGTCTGTCGACAGCCTCAACAGCTTGCAGACCAGTATGCACGGCGGCTCCATCGCCATGTCCGTGGACAACAGCAGCGTGGGATCTAACAGTGACTCCCGTACTGGGATGCTAGGCCATCCTGGTCTCAAGGGGCCTGTTGTTGTGGGAAGCTATTCGGTCGGGAACAGCATCTTCCGTCCAGGGAGGGTGTCGCATGCCTTGAGTGAGGATGCGCTGGCGCAGGCTCTCATGGACAATCGATTCCCCACTGAGACACTCCAGAATTATGAGGAGTGGACTATTGATCTGGGGAAGCTGCACCTGGGGATGCCCTTTGCCCAGGGTGCCTTTGGTAAGCTTTACAGGGGAACTTACAACGGTATGGATGTTGCCATAAAGCTTTTGGAGCGACCAGAGGCAGACCCTGAGAAAGCTCAATTGCTTGAGCAACAATTTGTCCAGGAGGTCATGATGCTTTCTACATTGAGGCACCCCAATATTGTGAAGTTCATTGGTGCTTGTAGGAAGCCAATGGTGTGGTGCATAGTCACTGAATATGCGAAGGGTGGATCGCTCAAGAATTTCTTGAGCAGAAGGCAGAACAGGTCTGTTCCGCTGAAGTTAGCAGTAAAGCAGGCACTAGATGTTGCACGTGGCATGGCCTATGTCCACGGCCTTGGTTTTATTCACAGAGATCTTAAGTCAGATAACCTCCTGATTTCTGGTGATAAGTCCATTAAGATTGCTGACTTTGGAGTGGCTAGGATTGAAGTGAAGACTGAGGGGATGACACCGGAAACAGGAACATATCGTTGGATGGCTCC GGAGATGATCCAGCATAGACCATACAACCAGAAAGTCGATGTCTACAGCTTTGGCATTGTCCTGTGGGAGCTTGTAACTGGGAGCGTTCCCTTTGCAAACATGACTGCAGTGCAAGCTGCATTTGCTGTGGTGAACAAGGGTGTCCGTCCAACCATACCCCATGACTGCCTCCCCGCCCTAGGGGAGATCATGACCAGGTGCTGGGATGCAAACCCTGATGTTCGCCCCCCATTCACTGAGATTGTCATGATGCTGGAGCAGGTGGAGTCGGAGGTCCTGACCACTGTCCGTAGGGCCCGCTTCCGCTGCTGCATCGCCCAACCAATGACTCTGGACTGA
- the LOC101771923 gene encoding LOW QUALITY PROTEIN: cycloartenol Synthase-like (The sequence of the model RefSeq protein was modified relative to this genomic sequence to represent the inferred CDS: inserted 1 base in 1 codon), which yields MWKLKIAEGGPWIKSGNNNIGRETWEFDQNFGSNEEKEAVDSAREEFQKNRFQMRHSSDILARMQLAKENNFSLVQKAKGETPVDINPNTVSEILRKALSYFSAIQAHDGHWPGDFPGPLFTTATMIIVLYVTESLGITLSSEHRKEIIRYLYNRQNVDGGWGLHAEGESSMLSTALNYTALRLLGQSVDDGPDMSMPKARKWIHDHGGATMIPILGKVWLSVLGVFEWSGVNPIPPELFLLPSLVPVQPGRLWSHFRMAFIPISYLYGKKFVGPITRLVMSLREELHIHPYRKIDWKKARKLCAKEDVYNPHTWLQECLSDCLYSFGEPFLTQWPISYMRKKALQQIAEFLKYEDENSQYICIGAAQKALSMLCCWIENHNSDAFKSHLARVADFLWVGEDGMKVRVCAGQLWDVAFAVQAILACNIAEEYINTLKKAHNFIKASQIMDNPSGDFSRKYRHISKGGWAFQVADQGWQVSDCTAEALKALLLLSKFSSDVAGDQIETGRLHDAVNILLSLQNPNGGYGTWELARTYPWMEIFNMTEIYADIMVEHQYVECTSSVIQALALFREKYPGHRKDEIDQCIRNATEFIEKLQNDDGSWFGSWGICFTYGTWFAIEGLSAVGQSYGNSTGIRKACKFLLSKQLHNGGWGESHLSSRTKAYTNLDGEKSHIVNTAWAMLALMKAGQVERDPTPLHKAAKLIMNMQLGNGDFPQEEMIGSFLKNGPLCYMAYRNIFPIWAIGEYQKLVXQCDLQWPTF from the exons ATGTGGAAGCTCAAGATTGCTGAGGGTGGACCATGGATCAAGAGTGGTAACAATAACATTGGAAGAGAAACATGggagtttgatcaaaattttgGATCAAATGAAGAGAAGGAGGCTGTTGACTCTGCACGGGAAGAATTCCAGAAGAACAGATTCCAAATGAGACACAGCTCTGATATTTTGGCTCGCATGCAG TTAGCAAAGGAGAACAATTTCAGCCTTGTACAGAAAGCAAAAGGTGAAACTCCTGTTGATATTAACCCAAACACAGTATCAGAGATACTGAGGAAAGCACTCAGTTACTTCTCAGCAATACAAGCACATGATGGGCACTGGCCAGGGGATTTTCCAGGACCATTATTTACTACAGCAACCATG ATTATAGTTCTGTATGTCACAGAGTCATTAGGTATTACACTATCGTCAGAACACCGCAAAGAGATTATTCGTTACCTGTATAACCGTCAG AACGTAGATGGAGGATGGGGCTTACATGCAGAAGGTGAAAGCTCCATGCTCAGCACTGCTCTCAACTATACTGCTCTAAGGCTACTAGGTCAGAGTGTTGATGATGGACCAGATATGTCCATGCCTAAAGCAAGAAAATGGATACATGATCATGGCGGTGCAACAATGATTCCAATCTTGGGGAAAGTCTGGCTCTCG GTGCTTGGAGTTTTTGAATGGTCCGGTGTAAATCCCATCCCTCCAGAACTGTTTCTTCTTCCATCATTGGTTCCTGTTCAGCCAG GACGTTTGTGGAGTCACTTCAGAATGGCTTTCATTCCCATATCCTATTTATATGGCAAGAAATTTGTTGGACCCATAACAAGATTGGTTATGTCATTAAGGGAAGAGTTACATATTCATCCCTATAGAAAGATTGACTGGAAGAAAGCACGTAAATTATGTGCAAAG GAAGATGTGTATAATCCACATACGTGGCTACAGGAGTGCCTATCTGACTGCCTTTACAGTTTTGGTGAACCTTTCCTCACACAGTGGCCAATTTCCTACATGAGAAAGAAAGCCCTCCAACAAATTGCTGAGTTCTTGAAATATGAAGATGAAAACTCTCAGTATATCTGCATTGGTGCTGCACAGAAG GCATTATCCATGTTGTGCTGTTGGATTGAAAATCACAATTCAGACGCATTCAAGAGCCATTTGGCTAGGGTTGCTGATTTCCTATGGGTTGGAGAAGATGGCATGAAAGTGCGG GTCTGTGCTGGTCAATTATGGGATGTTGCTTTCGCTGTTCAGGCGATATTAGCTTGTAACATTGCAGAAGAATATATAAATACCCTCAAGAAAGCACATAACTTCATAAAAGCTTCCCAG ATCATGGACAATCCTTCTGGTGACTTCAGCAGAAAGTACCGCCACATATCTAAAGGAGGGTGGGCCTTCCAGGTTGCAGATCAGGGGTGGCAGGTTTCAGATTGCACAGCGGAAGCTCTTAAG GCTTTGTTACTGCTGTCAAAGTTTTCATCAGACGTTGCAGGTGATCAGATCGAAACCGGTCGCCTACATGATGCAGTGAACATACTATTATCCTTACAG AATCCAAATGGTGGTTATGGAACTTGGGAACTAGCTCGGACATATCCATGGATGGAG ATTTTCAACATGACAGAAATATATGCAGACATCATGGTGGAGCATCA GTACGTCGAGTGTACCTCATCAGTCATCCAAGCGCTCGCACTGTTTCGTGAGAAGTACCCTGGGCATCGGAAAGATGAAATTGATCAGTGTATTAGGAATGCTACAGAATTCATCGAGAAGTTACAGAATGATGATGGCTCATG GTTTGGATCTTGGGGTATTTGTTTCACATATGGTACATGGTTTGCTATAGAGGGTCTATCAGCCGTTGGACAGAGTTATGGTAACAGCACCGGCATTCGGAAGGCCTGTAAATTCCTATTGTCAAAGCAGCTACATAATGGTGGATGGGGTGAGAGTCATCTTTCATCCAGAACCAAG GCATACACGAATCTGGACGGGGAGAAGTCACATATAGTGAACACTGCATGGGCAATGTTGGCACTCATGAAAGCTGGACAG GTGGAAAGAGATCCCACTCCACTGCACAAAGCAGCAAAACTTATCATGAATATGCAGTTGGGCAATGGTGACTTTCCACAGGAG GAAATGATTGGAAGTTTCTTGAAAAATGGCCCCTTGTGCTACATGGCTTATCGCAACATATTTCCTATATGGGCTATTGGAGAGTACCAGAAATTAG CTCAGTGTGACCTCCAATGGCCAACCTTCTAG
- the LOC101772739 gene encoding cytochrome P450 99A2, with amino-acid sequence MELSAATLIFLSLISLPILATLLSRNSAPSPKRKRPPGPRNLPLIGSLLHFLKSHPHVALRDLAKKHGPVMFLRIGQIDTVVISSPAAAQEVLREKDVNFASRPSLVVSEIFCYGNLDIFFSPYGPYWRTLRKLCTVELLSGKMVRQFAPVRDDETLSLVSKIQAAGNGGEPVNLARLLLSCSNSIVAKASFGQACSSELQEQFLSAVDVAFKIGGGFSIGDLFPSLWFIDAFTGLRRKVRRAHRQMDTFLEKIIAQSEAQRGDSLVGVLLRIRDEGELEFPIDTTNIKAIILDMFAGGTETVSTAAEWVMSDLMRNPEVMAKAQAEVRRVFDNKRPQDHEGKMDELHYTKMVIKESMRLNPVAPLLLPHLCQETCDISGFEVTKGTRVMVNTWAMARSPEYWHDPEKFKPERFEDDMIDYKGSRFEYLPFGTGRRRCPGDTFGLNVLELLVARLLYYIDWSLPGGMRPDELDTDILVGATVKRKNQLHLVASPYKVVPVKS; translated from the exons ATGGAGCTAAGTGCAGCAACTCTTATCTTCCTCTCCCTCATCTCCCTGCCAATTTTGGCTACCTTGCTCAGCCGCAACTCCGCGCCAAGCCCCAAGAGGAAGCGGCCTCCAGGCCCAAGGAACCTCCCCTTGATTGGAagcctcctccacttcctcaagtCGCATCCGCATGTTGCTCTCCGGGACCTGGCCAAGAAGCATGGCCCCGTGATGTTCCTCCGGATCGGCCAGATCGACACTGTCGTGAtatcctcgccggcggcagcgcaggAGGTGCTCCGGGAAAAGGACGTCAACTTCGCGTCACGGCCGAGCCTTGTGGTCTCGGAGATCTTCTGCTATGGTAATCTCGATATTTTCTTTTCGCCGTACGGCCCGTATTGGCGGACTCTGCGCAAGCTCTGCACGGTGGAGCTCCTCAGTGGCAAAATGGTGCGGCAGTTCGCACCCGTCAGGGATGACGAGACCTTGTCCCTCGTTAGCAAGATCCAAGCTGCTGGCAATGGCGGTGAGCCTGTCAATCTCGCCAGGCTGCTCTTATCCTGCTCGAACTCGATCGTAGCAAAGGCATCATTCGGCCAGGCCTGCAGCAGCGAGCTCCAGGAGCAGTTCCTGTCGGCGGTTGATGTGGCGTTCAAGATCGGCGGGGGCTTCAGCATCGGGGACCTATTCCCATCGCTGTGGTTCATTGATGCCTTCACTGGGTTGAGGCGAAAGGTGCGGCGAGCACACAGGCAGATGGACACGTTCTTAGAAAAGATCATAGCTCAAAGTGAGGCGCAGCGAGGTGATTCTCTTGTGGGAGTCCTCCTCCGGATAAGGGACGAGGGGGAGCTTGAATTCCCCATCGACACAACAAATATCAAGGCCATTATACTG GATATGTTCGCTGGAGGGACGGAGACGGTCTCCACAGCTGCAGAGTGGGTCATGTCTGACCTCATGAGGAACCCGGAGGTAATGGCCAAGGCACAGGCCGAGGTGCGACGAGTATTCGACAACAAGCGCCCACAGGACCATGAGGGCAAGATGGATGAGCTACACTACACTAAGATGGTGATCAAGGAGAGCATGAGGCTGAACCCAGTGGCGCCTCTGCTCCTCCCCCATCTTTGTCAAGAGACATGCGACATTAGTGGGTTCGAGGTCACCAAGGGTACCAGGGTCATGGTCAATACTTGGGCTATGGCAAGGAGCCCTGAGTATTGGCATGACCCGGAGAAGTTCAAACCGGAAAGGTTTGAGGATGACATGATTGACTACAAAGGCTCTCGGTTTGAGTACTTGCCATTTGGGACCGGGAGGAGAAGGTGCCCCGGTGATACCTTTGGGCTGAATGTGCTAGAGCTTCTTGTTGCACGCCTTCTCTACTATATCGACTGGAGCCTCCCAGGTGGAATGCGGCCTGATGAGCTTGACACGGACATACTTGTTGGTGCAACAGTCAAAAGAAAGAACCAGCTGCACTTGGTGGCGTCACCATATAAGGTTGTTCCCGTGAAaagctga